The sequence AAACTCTAACGCTCAGCAGACAGGCATACCAggaattaatgaacaaaataagtaactaaaagaaaaaggagggattgtggtgtatgaagcatgtttgttcattatttcccatggctatattaagaaggaacaaagggagtcgccaggtggctgtaaggaccttgaggctccctgcctgttgctgtctcgGACGGAAagttgagagaactttgtgtaaatactaTAACTGCAAAATTGATAACCCACTGTCCTATCTGAAGACAAACCAACACGACCGgttaaggagggaaaaaaaaaccacataccAAGCGGAAGAAGACTACAGCCTTCATCCGTGCGACCACCATAGGGATGGGagacgaccccctagcaacagtcGACGCAGCCGCAGTACCAGGAAGGGGGCTACGTAACCCCGGAAGAACTCGGTGATATAAGGGACTGTGAAAAGGGGGGGGCGCGCGCCGTTTAGAGGAGCACggactccccggccgcccagcgctgttttgcttgttgatcgcttactcaataaactaattctttctggctaaagGAGTAATTTATAACAACGTGGTCGGAATTTGGGGGTAGActtgtgtggtgccaggagttggactcgatgatcctcatgggtcccttccaactcaggatattctgtgattcagtgattgTGTGATTCTATGCCACCAGAACTGGGCAGCATCCAGGCACCGACTGCCAAGTGTAATTGTGGAGGACGCTGGCTTCCTTAAGCATGAGGCTTAGTAGTTGAGTCCATGCAGCCCAGTTTCCCTCCATTCGGACTCTCCTTCGTGAAAATTCACCCAGTGACAGGGAGCGACCTGGAAGCTTCGCAGCATCTGTATGCAGATGCTGTATACAAGGAAAGCATAACCCTAACCCTGCTCTCTTCATGACTTTGAGAGCTATCGTGTCAGGGATCTCTCCCATGGTTTAGGAATGGgttctctttttaaagtctgttttgCGCAGAGACTGCTGCTGTCCTTGCCATTGTGTGTGTAAGCAGAGGCTGCAACTTTCAACCCTACTCCAGCCAGGGATGGGTTTGCCGCTTCACTCTGTgggtatttcttcttcctctggacAGCCCTAATCTTCCCCCGATGTTGTGCTTAGGTTTTGAGATTTCTGTCCTCAAGAAGAGCTTTCTATTTCTTGCCTTGGCCTAGTGTTCAGTGCATTTGTCCTTTGGCCtagagaaataacatttttaaattaacctCCAATTCTTCTGTTTCAGCCACAAAGGttcctttgcttcagtcttgtTCCCCATACGCAATGTGGAGAAAAGACGCTTCTCCTTCCGTATAGCCAACGTTATTACTATATCCATTATTCTACACTAGGTGAGGCATCCTCTCCTCAATACCATACAGAAAAACCATTcctaaatttttctttctcctttccctttccctttccctttccctttccctttccctttccctctccctttccctctccctctccctctccctctccctctccctctccctctccctctccctctccctctccctctccctatccctctccctctccctctccctctccctctccctctccctctccctctccctctccctctccctttccctttccctttccctttccctttccctttccctttccctttccctttccctttccctttccctttccctttccctttccctttccctttccctttcccttttgccttttcactttcccctttcccctttcctttttaaaagcagcttgcTTAAGGATCGAGATGTAAGGCTGGGGGCTGCAAGAGAGCATTAGTCAGCAATGTTGCCCTTCTACATtcaacagagaaagcagtggaTGGGAACAGATTTGCATCTGTTGTGTACAAAATGCTTCACGCAGGGACAGTGCAAAAGGCTAAAGGGATATTGCACAACACAGGGCATGGTGCTGAATTATTCCTAGGAACTGCTAGGCCAGGCTGGTATGAGGGCTGCTACTTGGGGATGGGACGGACACCTGTCAGCAGATGGTCAGCGGTTGAACTTTGCCTCGCTTACCTTCCCtattcttttattcctgttcttCTTATGAACACAAAtatgattttctctttattattattattattattattttatgatttttcaacTCCCCCCAATCAATTGGGAgggaaaaatggtaaaaatacgGTGAAAAGTATTCTGGGACTTCTTAAGATCAACTgaaggacaatgcagtcattgatCACAGCCAACGCAGGTTCACGAGGGGAAAGTGCTGCTTAACgcacttgatttccttttcgGAAGTGGTCAACCGTCTGGTTggccaagggaagccagctgatggcacctgtttggatttcagcacagcttcaatactgtttctcactgtctccttctggacaaattgaGCAGCACACAGCTAGAGCAATGCATAATGCGATGGGTGAACAAGCGGCTGACGGGTCGGGCTCcaagggttatggtaaatggggttGCATCGGGCTGGCGGCCAGTCGCTAGGGGGCTTCCGCAGgcctccattttagggccagttctcttcaatgttgtCCTAAGGGACTTGCACGCAGGACTCGAGGGTGTCTTGAGTCCATTTAGGCACGAtgctaaattgggaggagcgCCTGACTCgatggaggggaggaaggccttgcagagagatcctgACAAaccagagagctgggcaatcccCAACAAGATGAGGTTCAGCGAGAGCGAGTGAGGGATTGCGCACCTGGCAacgggcaaccctggctgtccGGACAGTatggggggaggagaggctggagcgcagccctgcagagagggctcTGGGGCTTTTGGTCGACGGCAAGTTGAACGTGAGTCAGCCGTGggccctggcaggcaggaggggcaACGGCATCGTGgggtgcctccagcacagcatggcTAGGCGGTCGCGGGCAGGgattgctgtgctctgctctgcgctctTTCAGCATCAGCTCGAGTCCTGTGTGCACTTTTGGGCATGGCACTATCAGAAGGCCATAAAACTCTTCGagagagagcatccaaaggagggcttcaaagtggtgaagggtctggagagcaGGACagatgaggagcggctgaggtgcctgtgtttgttcagcctgcaggagactgaggagaggcctgatggcggcctgcagcttcctcacgaggggagcggagggccCGGCGctaagctctgctctctggggacagtgacaaaACTCGAGGcaatggcatggagctgtgacaggggagggtccgCCTGGAGGTGAGGACAAGATTTTTCACTGACACGGGGCTTGGCCACTGAACCAGGCCTCCCAGTGAAGTGGTCAGGGcagcaagcctgctggagttcacaaAACGTCtgggcaatgctctcagacacgtgCTTTGGTTTGTGGGGGTCACCCAGAGCCATGGGCTCTGAGGTCACCCAGAGCCATGGGCTCTGAGGTCAGCCAGCAACGGACTGTGACTTCAcggccctcgctgctcatattggggcgcaggcagagcccgccccagcctggctcgtgcCTGGACTCCCGCTGAGCGtttgtgcgaggcttggagcgccgagcaaggatttgttggagctgtgctgtggggccgtcggcagctgttctcagtgcccgtccccgcaggcagtgcctgtgtttccccggccctgcctggctcaggcagccggggccctgtgaggagcacttgcagcagcgcaggtgagctgtgtggggacacgtgccccggggcggcccgcgggggacgtgggaccacccagccgtggggctggggccgggggggttcctgctgaggggccggggcacagccagtgaccttctctcttcctcgcaGCGTGCGCGATACCCGCTGCTGCAGTGccggtgcaggggagcagctcatcagcatcagctctccccagcgcacCTTAACGAGAAGATCATGGCCACGGAGGAGGCATGGACGTGTCCCGTGTGCCGGGAGGGGCGAAAGGACGTGGCCTACGCGACACCGTGTAACCACcggttctgcctgggctgcatccagcgcTGGGCAAAACTGAAGGCGAGCTGCCCACTCTGCAGGACGGGCATGAGGACCATCAAGGTTTCCGTGCGGGGAGACGAAGACTACCTGGAATGCATCGTCTCCCCTCCCGCAGTGCCCGTACCTGttggcttccaggcaggcagcgccaccgccccccacagccctgcagcgccggctgcgtcctctgtgccagccgaggagagggatgcggagcccgatccccgcgctgctgtgggcggcctcctgcccgaggactgggccgtgctgttcagggagcgcagggacatcctcgaccctgtgctgccctggcttcGCCGCCAGCTCTCAGCCATCTATGGGACACGCTGGTGGCAggcgagagctgcagagagcttcctcctgcactccctgtgtgtgatggggctggacagggacgccatcattcagcacacacagcccgccTTGGGGCCCCTCACCGTGCCGCTCATCGACGGGCTCGTCGGCACCATCGTGGCTCTCTGCGGCGAGGACGCACGGAGGCTGCTGGGCCTCGAGAGCAGCCGCCCTGCCAGGGCGCAGGAGGCCagacctgcagctgcttctgggcaCGCTGCTCCAGCGCAGGGAGCCTTCAGTaccagccccgcgccctccagcagccctgcagaccctgACGTCGAGGAGATCCCCGGCACATCCAGCATGCTGCAGCGTGGGGGTCCTGGCGAAGTCCCATCTGCAgacagccccagggagcaggaagagccccgtgaagagctggggcaggaggcagcagcaggtccctctgcccgggGCTGCAGGCGCAGACCCTCCAAGCCTCACCGCTCGactcgggggtcccggcgccccaggaagcgcacccgggcgagcagtgcccaagactctccccagccctgcaagaggccgcccccccggcgcctctagcagggctcctgcgggtggtgaaataaagaacaataaaatagattgaatataccacagaaaaagtctcggtgtgattcaaaccagagctggcacagccccgtgcatgctgctgccttccctcccttttcctggtgccgtccccgtgccctgctggcccccactGTCCCTTTGGTCACGGGTGATTAATGCTCCAGGTGCGGTCTcccgagagcagagcagaggggaacaatcccctccctcgccctgctggccaccgTGCTGTCGGTGCAGCCCAGGCTACGagtggctttctgagctgcaagcacaccttgccagctcatgtcgagcttctcagcaaccagcacccccagaaccctctgctcagggctgctctcaatccattccctgcccagcctgtatttgtgctttggATTGCTTGAATTCAGATGCAGGGCCTTccatttggccttgttgaacctcagcAGATTCACACAAGCCCACCTCCGCGGCTTTTCAAAGTTCtcctggatggcatcccttcccttcagcatgCTGACAGCAccacccagcttggtgtctgcaaacttgctgagggggcactcaatcccactggtCATGTCAgcgacaaagatgttaaacagcaccggtcccTAGAGCGACCCCTCAGGAACACCACTCCTCACTGGCCTCCCCCGAGAcactgagccattgaccacaactctttgagtgtggacatccagccaattccttacccaccgagtggtccatccatcaaatccctGTCTCTCTAACTTGGAGACAAGGGTATGGTGCAGGCCAGTGCCAAaggctttgcacaagtccaggtagatgatgtcagttgctcttcccctacgCACCAATGCTGTAGGCCCcctgtagaaggccaccaggtttGTCAGTCCAGGCAAACctttagtgaagccatgctggctgttcaCCActcacctctttcttttccatgtgccttagaatagtttccaggaggatctgttccatgatctgactgggcacagagctgaggcctgtagttccccgggtcttcctttttccctttttgaaaatgggggttatgtttcccctcttccagctgcCTTTAGATACGGCAGACTGGGAAAAACGCTCGCTCTTTCTCTTGATTTGTGGATGGtggctgtcctggttccagttacgacagagttaatttttcctcatagtagctggtagggtgctatgttttggattaggatgagaagagcgctgataacatgctgatgttttaattgttgcagagcagtgcttacaccaggccaaggacttttcagcttctcgctctgtcctgccagcgagcaggctgggagtgcagcaggagctgggagggacagacccaggacagctgacccaaactggccaaaggggtattccataccatctgacgtcatgctaaataatatataggggtggctggtcggggtggggggccggctgctcggggataggctgggcatcggtcagcgggtggtgagcaattgcattgtgcatcacttgtttcacacacattattattattaatactattatcattatcactattattattattgttattattattattattttcctgtcttaataaactgtctttacctcaactctcaggcttcactttcccgtttctctcccccatcccagagagggaggggggagcgtgagcgaacggctgtgtggtgtttagctgccggcagggttaaaccacaacagtccttttggcacccaatgtggggctcgaagggttgagatatcgacagatttgaccagagtgtgttaaactaaaattggtataagtagtggacctgcttaatagttgctagtcaccatgttgattgccttaatctccagtctgctgtacctgtattccaaattgagttttatagtgTGTTAcattctgtatgtgctccctgtcgcgctgtttatcctttccaggccctggtttaagattgttgtggtactgtgcggtgtaacaatggcttatgaaatgatgaaatatctggtcacgactctaacctggtatttgtactcagcactgacgtcgactctatacgttggaaaccatatctcggaaactattagcaattacacctattgccttttttcgtcagggagccaatctgtgaaggggacaggggaagacatgtttccctacctgttcactctccctttctccttcaccaccctcttatcccccgagctagttatGGTGTTTCTCCGAGAcgttgaatatccttgggatactcagaccagcctgctcttgttgttatgtctcctgaatgcgcttcaggttttgttgagggttaaacaactacttaggaatctcatccggagatctgtcttgaggcgggatagttgcgagtggcagggagtgtgggaggatatgggcatGTTTCTAGAGCAGtaggcacctccagtgttttggacattcacccctgaacaagtgcaaaatcctaaaaagctggcagaatgcttgaaaaaaaggtgtcatgactctggcagttccaaagtgacataAATCACTGTAgtgtgctggggtctggcttgtgcctatcgagctgcaattgatgctactagcaacctagctccagctccagctcctgcagccgctcccactcctgtgtctgggtcagagaaacgagctgtagcagtgcaagttgcccctgcagagggtattccaacccctgtggcaga is a genomic window of Anser cygnoides isolate HZ-2024a breed goose chromosome Z, Taihu_goose_T2T_genome, whole genome shotgun sequence containing:
- the LOC136788994 gene encoding uncharacterized protein, encoding MATEEAWTCPVCREGRKDVAYATPCNHRFCLGCIQRWAKLKASCPLCRTGMRTIKVSVRGDEDYLECIVSPPAVPVPVGFQAGSATAPHSPAAPAASSVPAEERDAEPDPRAAVGGLLPEDWAVLFRERRDILDPVLPWLRRQLSAIYGTRWWQARAAESFLLHSLCVMGLDRDAIIQHTQPALGPLTVPLIDGLVGTIVALCGEDARRLLGLESSRPARAQEARPAAASGHAAPAQGAFSTSPAPSSSPADPDVEEIPGTSSMLQRGGPGEVPSADSPREQEEPREELGQEAAAGPSARGCRRRPSKPHRSTRGSRRPRKRTRASSAQDSPQPCKWTIMEKGIQYLRELAIREVISKDLDDAQTSTDPDEVQCRRAMWRKFVRSAPSSYASSLAIITWKENEGPAVDEVAK